The Larimichthys crocea isolate SSNF chromosome X, L_crocea_2.0, whole genome shotgun sequence genome segment caggctagatgggctctgtagtccctccagcgggttctgggtctgcccagggggaaaaaaaaaacctccaaaaGAAGGCGTCCACCtggtggaggaagctcatttcggctgCTTGCATCCACAAACTCAttctacccaaagctcatgagcACAGGTGAGGCTTGGAACCATGTACGTTCAAACCAATTTAATtatcagtaatgaaaataatcgttaGCTGCAGCCTCAGTTGTGATTTGCAGATCTTATTTTCTACAGCTGCCACCATCTGCTACTGAAGACTCATAATTTACAGACAGCACTTAAGTTTGGTCATGTTtatggtgtttttttccctgttccCCACTCAGAGGATCAGATTTTTTGAAGTGACCTGCTTTACGGGATTTTGTTTATGCAACGCCGACTACATAATTTGTTTTGGTCTGAGCTTAAATTCAGAAAATCTAAGCTGTTTGTCACTGTAGTTGTCATGGTTTCACATCCCTCTGCAGTCACGTGGTATCCCTAAGAGACGGCCTTTAGGCTTCTTAAGTGAACCTGTTTCTAAGTCAAACACATGTAAGAGTAAATTTTGAGTCAAGTGAGAGAACTTTTCTATTGCAGAGTAATTACTGATCTTGCGAGGGTAAAACGTTCAAATTTGAATGTCTGGAGAGTCACTTCAGTTTTCACTTTCACCAGGTTCATGAAAACTCATCATGAAGATGTTTATCTGTGTATCTAAAGTGTcgaaaatgtataaattattaagtatgtaaaataaaacagtctaATGCTTGGAAGGGGAGAAATCATTTCTTCTCGTATGAGTTTTCTCATTTCCAGTTCAAGATAAAACCGTTCTGTtccccctttcttctcttttctcttctctcgcTCTTTTCTCTCCGTGTACGTACCCTGTAAGTTGGACAGCGCGTATTCCAGCCCTTTCATGGCCTTCACCTGGTTGCTCTTGAAGCGGGCCAATCCAAACTCCTGGGAAAAGACACAACAGGAAATGTCTTTACATGGGGGAGACGTCCCAcagcccccctcctcttttctggGGATATTAAAGCAAGCCTGGCATCTTCCACATCTAATAATAACAACTGTAGGTTGATATATTTTTGGCGCCGTCTTCACTTCTCCCCTCATATCTCGTACTGCTTTATTTTTGGCATTAGCACACAGACTCCCACGCTTCTGCTGTTTACACTACGATCTATAAATCACGGATTGCCTTAGAAATAGGATTCTGTATgtcaaaacatgtaaaaacaaatgtttttacaaaagcTGAAGCGTAATTATATGTTCCTACACTCTAGGACAGATGAAAATAGGCGATTGCAAAGAGTGTAAAAAGTACCTGAATAGGTCTGGAGAAGCCGTAAACATTCGAGGATATCCACGCTTCCCGTCTCAGCTGGGTGGTGGCTGGCTGCTCCGCCAAGTCTTGGAAAACACAACGCTCTTCAACCGACTAACAAGGGAGAGACAAAAGTGACAGCAGTGAAAACTGTaagttaaaaaaatcatttgtttaCCTGTATTTGTAATGCAACGTGTCACCATTTGTCTTAAAGCTGCTTGATTCTTTCAAATAGAAGATGTCTGAGTGCTCAAACGCTCGCCTCCTTTGAAGATCAGGCTGGTTGAATTAATAGTTCCTGCTCCTTTCTGGTGGTGAGCAGCTACACGTGACTGTACTGTGCAGTCACGGCACACTCAGAGTTCAGTCTGTTCTATTCTGCCAACACAGTGTACAGACAAGAACTGTGTGAGTTGGTTGAATTTGTGAATTGATTTCAAATTATAGAAAAGATTCTCGGGGTATGATGTAAGCAATACTGCACTTGTAACAACATCTTTTATTAtatgtacagtgtttttttaggAAAGGGGAGAGAGGGTGTCAGAGTACTCTTTAATATCACATCAGGTGAGAAGTTTAACCaccaaaaaatgacaaataaaagattttaGGCATCATTTTACTATTTAAACCTGCAATCACTGATGTTTTTCaaccacttgggggcagcagaaaacAGGCTGTGAGTGCAGGATGTCAGCAGCCAAGCAGCATAACCAGCAGCTACAGAGCAACTCAACTCAAGCCCAATATTTTAGCTTCTCCTGGGGGAAACGTTACGGCAACAAACCACAGAGGATCAGGCGCCTCACCATGAGAGTGGTGTGGTTGAGGTTCCAGGTGTAGGTGGTCAGGCTCCTGTTGACGGGGTCCACGATGGAGTCCTCGATGATGTACACGCAGCGAGACATGCCGGAGGGAAAGAGCCGCTCCGCCCAGCGAGGCAGTCGATTGGTCTTCATCAGGAGGCGTCTGGAGAGGAGCCGGTGGTCCGCAGTCACCTCGCGGTACACAACGTCCTCTGTGAGAACATGGGTGCTGATcgatacacaaaaaaaaaaaacacacacagccaagtCAGATAGAGATCACAATTTGTGTCTTAAATCACTGAGTAAGTGTTCATTCTGGCCATTAAAAGCTGCTTTTATCACCAATGTCAGTGACGGGACGCAAAATCTACAGTCATCGTTTTatgcaaacattaaatatgaggCCTCAGCAGTCTGGATTAGGTAAATCAAGTGGATTCCCCACTTGATTTGACTCACAGAGTATATTTTTGCACAAAGGTAGAACTGTGGATTTTGTCTTCATCTCTTCTGCTTACAGCATGTCAGGTATATTAGAATATTAGGGATGATTACAGCGAGCAAAAACTGTCTTAAAACAACATTCATACGCCCACATTGTACATCGACACGTGAAAATAGGAACCGACCTTTAACTGTCAGGTTTAAGATCCGTTTGTGATTAATTTCAGTTCTGCTTAAAACAGTGGTTCAAATTTAGCAAgtcgatttaaaaaaaaatctttcatcgTGTTTTTCTGGGTCCTGGTGAAACATTTTCCTGCACGACACGCAGCTGTGACGCTTGTGAAATATTACAGGACAAAAAGTTCAGGACGCTGAGGTTTTCAGGTCAACTCATAatgcaaacaaaacatactGACCACGTAGCTATGAATATTCTAAACCTGGTTTCACTTTGTTTATGCGTTTTCTCGGTTCTCTGTCTTAATCACGACTGTAGGTTTAAAAATGCAAAGCGAGGTACAACAAAGTTCACCAAAGTCTGTAGCAGTACAGTAAGATTCAACGACACACTCCATCTGTGCTAATGAGATGTAATAACAAGATTCCTGCAAGTCTATAAGGTTGGGATAAGCTGAGATTTAAGAATTGAGTGGTGTGATATTGAGACAACAAAGATTAAAACCAAAAGTTCACAATTTAGTCGTTGCCTCTTGTTATGATCACTCATATCCAGACGCAGTCGAGGATGTGTTATTGTGAGTTCTTGCTCTAACTAAACCACTAAAAACTGGAATATCATGATGAAGCCTGTGTTGACGTTTCCGTGAAAATGTTACAATACCTGAATGGATTAGGGTACCTCTGCCAAAAAGCAGAGACAACATGGTCCCACGCGCTCCTGATGTCCGTACTGTTACAAAAGTACTTGACCATATTTCTCTCTGTGATGTGCAGGATGGCCTGAATCCAGAACCGTGTGCTTCTTTGCACTGACgacacaaaacaatgaaagcGTGGGTGCTGACTCCATCCAAAGTCTGTCACAGTCCTGCGTGGGTGAAGAGGAAGAGCGTTAGCAAATCGTTCAACCATTAGTGAGAAATAAAGAGATGCTTGTAAATTATTTCCTGTGTGTAATAACATGTATGTGTGACTCTTTATTGTCAAACAaacgtttttgtttgttcaataATCGACAGAATAGATTAGTAACCATCTTACCCTCTTAATATATCAGGCTACTGTCGACAATGCTTTATGGCAACATTAGACTTTTTTGCTTCAATGTGTTCACGTAccttcatttaatcatttaatctgCTTGCTTATTTAGACGCAGACAGCTGTGCCCCATTATTAGATTAGACTTTTTCTATTCATCACCATATTGATCCATATCACAATAAAAAGTATGATGCAAAAAGCATCAAATGCACATGTACAATCCAGTGTGatccaacacaacaactctAATGTGAATTCAACTTTTACaaagcttataatgtttcagtttttgtgtcctgatcactccctgatacttttatctctggtgctcaTTCACTGTACATGTCtaatctacttttactgcaactgttcttaaattatgctttttactcttaatttttcttcttatttgttttcgttgttgtagttgtatgctttttactcttcttctgaTCTCTAGCTTTTCGTGCAACTGCTCTgttaccttaagaactgttagtttttctgtttttactctgctgtatgaaaggtgctatataaataaataaagttaaaagttGAAGTTCAGAGAGGTATGAATTGAACTATTATGTCtattattgaggttgtagtagtagtagtgttaaactggactgcattatattgagcGGTATTTCTAATAGTTTGGCCAccaatattagaaacacctttcattATAATACACTGCAgtacaacaacagcagtcaCTAAGACCTCAATAATGGACATTAAGTAGAATTATGAATGAACTCTCTGACAGCAACGTCAACAAAAACTGTACaactgtttacatatttcatttctgattgtacgtgtatactgtaaatactgtaaatactgccATATtgccatacttatatttatactgataactttgtttacactgtgccatattgatgtcttttagcttgtatatattttttagatttgtatatttttattttatttttttttttacttatattttatatttcttattcgattttgttgcattttattgtttttattttgtttgtttttttacctattgttctcgttatttattgtctactgtaaagcactttggtacactgaaaggactgttgtaaagggctgtataaataaaatacatttacatttacatttcatatttcatgtttatgctgtttgggATAAGTGGgaaatttcaattctctgtatgtcctgtacatatagcagcattgacaataaagttgacttaaCTCTTTACAAGCTTCATCAAAGCACAGTTTATGCATTGGATCACATTTAAATTGTACAAGTTTACTTAAATTAACATTACAACAGCTAGTACTAGACACATTACATCCCCTGTACTtgatcacagtgacacacacatacacacatgtttaattaaataacaATGTTATGTCCGGAGCACCAcgtgtttttcttcctcataAGATATCAGCTGTGACATAACTGACACCAATGGTTATCTCTGTTACTTGCTGTACTCCTGTCCCCTGTATCTTTATCTCTGTTACTCATGTCACCTGTATCTTTATCTCTGTTACTCCTGTCACCTTGACTTATGGCTTTACATCGAGCTGTCAGTGAGGGGCTAAGTAGCTGATTAGCTTCTTAAAAAAGGTTCAATCACTCCATGAATTCAGCagtttgacacaaaacagcactgGTAACATATTTCACAGCTCAATAATGGCTGTGCAGAGGATTTGGCGGTTAGCTAAAGTCGCCATAATgacaataacattaataataacaagTTTAGCTGCTTTAAACGCTGATTTAAAGTCTTTACAGAGGAGAGGTCTTACCTGAAGTCACCGCTGCTAACACATATCAGCTGCTTCTTGTGCCTCCGGCTTACAAATTAAACTAATTGCGTCCATTATCCAGAGAGTGACCGACAGAGTGATACATCACCCCGCAGGACAACAACACGACGCGGagcttcttcttcctccgtGTGACGTCAGGACACAAACCGGTGATGAACGGCGCATGCGCCACCTACAGCACCGGGAGTGCAAACACCTGGTTTGGTCACTCCAAACatatggtatatatatataactactaaacctttgaatatattgaatgaaaccttgaatatattgaatgaaaccttgaatatattgaatgaaactttgaatatattgaatgaaactttgaatatatggagtgaaccttgaatatattgaatgaagtctgaatatatggaatgaaactttgaatatatggagtgaaccttgaatatattgaatgaaactcagAATATATTGagtgaaaccttgaatatatataaagaaacttcactgacgtcagacttcgcggcagtgcctgcagccatcttgtgtaacagtcNNNNNNNNNNNNNNNNNNNNNNNNNNNNNNNNNNNNNNNNNNNNNNNNNNNNNNNNNNNNNNNNNNNNNNNNNNNNNNNNNNNNNNNNNNNNNNNNNNNNNNNNNNNNNNTCTTGCATGCACAATCCACTGGtgaataatttcactttttgaATGTCTAACATCCCCAGAAAGCCATAAAGCAGATTATTTTAGCataatattttatctttatctaGGTGGAGTagcaaaattattattattattattattattatatataattttctCTTGTTATCAATAATAATTTATCCTCCGATGAGAGCCTGACTTCAACCTAAAAAGTAAACCTAGATCAATTCTTAGATGATGAAAGATGAacagaaattatttaaaatgatttgacttCAATGGGCTTTTACCTCATATTACCCACTGAAGACTGGTGATTATAACTAGTTAATTCtgcagatatatttatataataattaacTGAACTTGAGCCAGAAGGTGAGGGGGCGCGTGACGTCATCGGTGACGTCACGCCGAAGTTATAAATACCCCCGTGAAGTTATAAATACCCCCCCTCTCTTATACTTCTTCTTGGCCTGCTCTGACGATGCCGTGTCACGGGAACAGGTACGCGGCTCGCCCCGCTCGCAGACGCAGGAGGCCGGCTGCAAAGTCCTCTGCGGTCCGCAGGCGGAGAGGGCGAGCTGCCCGGCGGCGCAGACGTTAAATGCAGTCAGCGCATTAAACATGAACTGCAGATAGAAAAAgcatagttattattattacatataaaaacataagaCATAAGTTATTTGGACTTATAGAAGTCCTGGTATAATATTAAGCTCCAGAAACAAAccagaatattaaataatacttACGTGATGGAGAGTGCCATTTTTGGTGCCACCTCCCACAATAgcagaaagactgtgccttcaccagacaacccagatagcaaaaatcttttggcttcgctttggcccaaatctggcttgcattttggcaaggttatgggtggatgtctgggccataaatggcccaaattaggaaagccaaaatcataccaaaagggagtcaaaattcacccaaaactAATTGTGGACTTCtaaaatatagccataaatgtcccagaagagccccaaatcagctgttcccgctTGCGGCCAATCTTCTGGCATGCCATAAGcatgccttaactcagccatatattgctggcgcctccttatctattatggataaccctaatgtatgccataatacagccaaaatatttacTATCTGGgaaggctcacatgtcccagggTGGACCAAggaacaagttcccagctccattattctTTTGTTAGGACATTTTTCGTTAAGGATTACCTacattttcaataattttgctgcctttttaaagggtcccccttttttcaatttattttaagtgatattgtatattgggaaatcAGACTgttacacccacggtgtaagacGGAGAGgttccttcatccctgctgctgtcaggatctacaacacctgcaccacctgatcatgttgtagtctcctgcCCATGTTCATTGCAATTTCTGTTGCTattccatttcattttatttcatttataccttgcagttcttatttatatcatggtcacttatttttgtaattactATGTATATTATGGTCGCAACTCTATAGCaataatactattatttatatcatggtcactttctttgcaaaattACTTACACTATAttcacttttacactacaatacttttacattacattgcattgcatttagcagacgcttttatccaaagcgacttacagagtaggacataagctgacaaaggtgtaaaggagcacagagtagttgttagttttgttaggcagggaagcagtctcaaaagagaaaggtttttacaagttttttaaaggtaaaaaacctttctctttcaAGACTGCTTCCCTCTTATATATACtcttatatatcatgccacttttttATGCCACTCAGTACttatctgtttttgaaggttgattgtttttctttcgtggttattgtgtagttatagatacttctgtctgttcaatctctgtctgtttattgtgttttttgttttggcccttttctacttttgtttctctatcttgctgctgtcacgagtgaatttccctgtggggcaggataaataaagtatctatctaatctaatctattttAAAGAAGAgtatccaatccaatccactttatttatatagcac includes the following:
- the LOC104926985 gene encoding PRELI domain-containing protein 1, mitochondrial; this encodes MVKYFCNSTDIRSAWDHVVSAFWQRYPNPFSTHVLTEDVVYREVTADHRLLSRRLLMKTNRLPRWAERLFPSGMSRCVYIIEDSIVDPVNRSLTTYTWNLNHTTLMSVEERCVFQDLAEQPATTQLRREAWISSNVYGFSRPIQEFGLARFKSNQVKAMKGLEYALSNLQGETPQRLLRDTVKDASEKAKEAAKSLASAAAVPQKPQQYV